From Hippoglossus stenolepis isolate QCI-W04-F060 chromosome 4, HSTE1.2, whole genome shotgun sequence, a single genomic window includes:
- the vwa7 gene encoding von Willebrand factor A domain-containing protein 7, which yields MSMGRIWEGSGKLMCWFFLAYLLLLALPCMGFLPNFWSRVLTMSWDSHTHQYITEQAVLNVTLETLKGNPAEEQTRLGRGFWRALGEVVKSNAAMDFLSSTRSDPVYHFDSERVDSATVMLRQFWAQTLLSVRAKQYQTARHSLGQLFHSLQDFYSHSNWVEMGRHSIYLHLLQPEEPVIPVAKEDIPTCMECFSATCRNNLMPRLTNAQQQSQLLTTGYFSTFPPKPQGKCSHGGILDSSRYMGAKGGINKDSTSPLFSPHYYLHVEAAALATEATLTVLRDLRDNVGDKAFLRLFSVKQAPALVFVIDTTGSMFEEITAARLRAHSIIQSRARSPAQTGTFLLVPFHDPAVGPVYETDDPNQFMQHMENLMALGGGDEPEMCLSAIQLALTHSPPLSEIFVFTDASPKDAHLFDAVKALALEKQSKVTFLLTEDPNHTPEVRGRSRRRRRKRRIKQPLSPDRFSLYSSLSSVSGGLTIFTSNSDIHRVSTIVEDNTAADKVTLLHVESDQELMSAHSFRVDSSLKNVTIHVIGLLLECILTNPSGQSQSLLSEKGSLADLEHFEGLYRISLFFPIQQGQWKVHAKSDGHFTFNVIGDSRVDFLYYFATVTNETHPGLARVEGSPVAGICNFLVLAVTGLAPEEGASFSHVTLLGAQGDTLHQMKLNSSSSSSSSSLSSSFSVDEMVGYVESVPRVPFCVRLTGRDRRGDKLERVSTEMVQPTHVQIQVLSVPRLVPGHSTLVDFDILNRGPARLFSLSMDDDCGYLHKRGPHRFHVAEQGSFHDQVNLHTPATAQAGATVTLTLTVRAFDSADSNYAVTYLTVVPPDPDTFPPSCSTAGGQSTCPSICNESSWTVSLVVSDRGRSGLAALQLQRGEGILTLFLSPPTTEDSMGHAQLDPDQQQSLRDQTTSGDHHYKARLEKGDSPLNVSEWVQGSSQPLWARYTSSCCSAQAELLVWDTAGNMKRCNLTPDQQRQQRDRSTETSGTGRIRLPDVFFLLLVLLWSPLL from the exons ATGTCAATGGGCAGAATCTGGGAAGGAAGTGGGAAGCTAATGTGCTGGTTTTTTCTCGCTTACCTTCTCCTCTTGGCTTTACCATGCATGGGCTTCCTCCCCAACTTCTGGTCCCGAGTGTTAACGATGTCCTGGGACTCACACACGCACCAATATATCACAGAGCAGGCCGTCCTCAATGTCACCCTGGAGACGCTGAAGGGAAACCCTGCAGAGGAACAG ACCAGACTAGGCCGTGGCTTCTGGAGAGCTTTGGGAGAGGTGGTGAAGTCCAATGCCGCCATGGACTTCCTGAGCTCCACCAGGTCTGACCCGGTGTACCACTTTGATTCAGAGCGGGTGGACAGCGCCACGGTGATGTTACGGCAGTTCTGGGCccagactctgctctcagtgaGGGCCAAACAGTACCAAACTGCCCGTCACAGCTTGGGCCAGCTATTTCACTCCCTGCAG GACTTCTACAGCCACAGTAACTGGGTGGAGATGGGCCGACACTCCATAtacctccacctgctgcagccaGAGGAGCCAGTCATCCCTGTGGCTAAAG AGGACATTCCTACCTGTATGGAGTGCTTCAGTGCCACCTGTCGAAACAACTTAATGCCAAGACTGACTAATGCACAGCAGCAGTCCCAGCTGCTCACTACTGGCTACTTCAGCACTTTCCCTCCAAAACCTCAAG GTAAATGTAGTCATGGAGGAATTCTGGACAGTAGCCGCTATATGGGGGCTAAAGGCGGCATCAACAAAGACAGCACCTCACCTCTATTCTCCCCTCACTATTACCTCCATGTGGAAGCTGCTGCTTTGGCGACTGAGGCCACCCTGACTGTACTGAGAGACCTCAGAGACAACGTGGGTGACAAAGCCTTCCTTCG GCTCTTCAGCGTGAAGCAGGCCCCTGCCTTGGTATTTGTTATAGACACCACAGGCAGCATGTTTGAGGAGATCACTGCTGCTCGCCTCCGGGCTCACTCCATCATCCAGAGCCGAGCCAGAAGCCCGGCGCAGACAGGCACCTTCCTACTCGTGCCCTTCCATGACCCAG CCGTAGGACCGGTGTATGAGACCGATGACCCAAACCAGTTCATGCAGCACATGGAGAACCTGATGGCgctgggaggaggagacgaaCCAGAGATGTGTCTCTCTGCCATTCAG ctgGCACTCACTCACAGTCCACCGCTGTCAGAGATCTTTGTATTCACTGATGCTTCCCCTAAAGACGCCCACTTGTTTGATGCGGTGAAGGCACTTGCACTTGAGAAACAGAGCAAG GTGACATTTCTCTTAACCGAGGATCCCAACCACACAccagaggtcagagggagaagcaggaggaggaggagaaagaggaggattaAGCAACCTTTGTCACCCGATCGTTTCTCTCTCtactcttccctctcctccgtGTCAGGAGGATTGACCATATTCACCTCCAACTCTGACATCCACAGGGTTTCCACCATAGTGGAGGATAACACAGCTGCTGACAAG GTGACCCTGCTCCATGTGGAGAGTGACCAGGAGCTGATGTCCGCTCATTCCTTCAGAGTTGATAGTTCATTGAAGAATGTTACCATACATGTCATTGGCCTCCTGCTTGAGTGTATCCTAACCAATCCTTCAG GCCAAAGCCAGTCTCTGTTGAGTGAAAAAGGTTCCCTGGCAGACTTGGAGCACTTTGAGGGTCTATACCGCATCAGCCTATTTTTTCCCATACAACAAGGCCAGTGGAAAGTCCACGCCAAGAGTGACGGACACTTCACATTCAACGTGATag GTGACAGCCGTGTAGATTTCCTGTATTACTTTGCCACTGTAACCAATGAGACACACCCAGGTCTGGCCAGAGTGGAGGGTAGTCCAGTAGCAGGTATTTGTAATT TTCTGGTGCTGGCTGTTACAGGCCTGGCTCCAGAAGAGGGCGCGTCTTTCAGTCACGTGACACTGTTGGGAGCCCAAGGTGACACCCTGCATCAGATGAAGCtgaactcctcctcttcctcctcttcctcctctctctcgtcATCCTTCTCTGTGGACGAGATGGTGGGATATGTGGAGTCTGTTCCCAGAGTTCCCTTCTGTGTTCGACTCACAGGccgagacagaagaggagacaagCTGGAGAGGGTTTCCACTGAGATGGTGCAGCCCACTCATGTTCAGATACAG GTTTTGTCTGTCCCTCGCCTGGTACCCGGCCACAGCACATTGGTGGACTTTGACATCCTAAACCGCGGCCCGGCCCGACTCTTCAGTCTGAGCATGGATGACGACTGTGGATATCTTCATAAGAGAGGACCTCACAG gttCCATGTTGCGGAACAAGGGTCTTTCCACGATCAGGTGAACCTCCACACTCCTGCCACAGCTCAGGCAGGAGCCACTGTCACACTCACCCTCACTGTGCGGGCTTTCGACTCCGCAGACTCAAATTACGCCGTCACTTACTTGACTGTTGTTCCCCCG GATCCTGACACGTTCCCACCATCCTGCTCCACTGCAGGAGGGCAGTCCACCTGTCCTTCCATTTGCAATGAGTCCAGCTGGACTGTATCTCTGGTCGTGTCAGACAGAGGGCGCTCTGGCCTTGCTGCCCTCCAACTACAGAGGGGTGAAGGCATCCTGACTTTATTCCTCAGCCCTCCAACCACAGAGGACAGTATGGGACATGCCCAGCTTGACCCCGACCAGCAGCAGTCACTCAGGGATCAGACAACCAGCGGAGACCACCACTACAAAGCCAGATTGGAGAAGGGAGACTCCCCTTTGAATGTGTCTGAATGGGTCCAGGGTTCCTCTCAGCCACTGTGGGCGAGGTACAcgtccagctgctgctctgctcaggcagagctgctggtgtGGGATACTGCCGGAAACATGAAGCGTTGCAACCTAACGCCTGATCAACAGAGGCAGCAAAGAGACAGGAGCACAGAAACCAGTGGAACTGGGCGGATAAGACTGCCAGACGTCTTTTTCTTGCTCTTAGTCCTGCTGTGGTCTCCTTTGCTTTAG